In Phormidium yuhuli AB48, one genomic interval encodes:
- the mrdA gene encoding penicillin-binding protein 2 gives MTSIPSNGYGSRTNQRSIGSLVQAVLMMISITVVMVGGIGARLAYLQLIQGTRNRQLAENNRIRLIPTQPVRGNIFDRNGKILATSSLSHTVYLWPLAQPPELWPDTVERLCEIINIPSEQVMERLVQTGYNSALPIRVARRLTPAQVIALTEYGPQLPGIEVNVEAVRHYPHGRLAAHVLGYTGEISDEDLSRLEAQPDNKYRLGDIVGQMGVEAAFEKELQGEWGGRQVEVDSRGQVLQVLGEKQAEGGRDVQITLDLELQQAAERALGETQGAIVAIDPRDGAVRAMVSRPAFDPNIFSGRITEADWQRLQAARYPFVNRSLQVFPPASTFKIVTTTAAIESGAYPPYTVLPTYPYITAGGIQFWDWNRAGFGPLSFEGAMAWSSDTFFYQIAQRIGGEVLIDWTRRYGFGRKSGIELASEESPGLVPDAAWKERVLGEGWYQGDTINMSIGQGFLQASPLQQAMMMAVPANGGYMVRPHLRSLDVDVSYWRESMNLSQDTIDVLRRGLRQVITDGTATNVNTSEIPPFAGKTGTAEAPPHPSHAWFGAYAPMDDPEILVVALGEHAGKGGGAFAAPMVLEVLKDYFREDRQ, from the coding sequence ATGACCTCGATTCCCTCTAATGGCTATGGTAGCCGCACGAACCAACGCAGTATTGGTAGTCTTGTCCAAGCCGTATTGATGATGATCAGTATCACGGTCGTGATGGTGGGCGGGATTGGGGCCCGCTTGGCCTATCTGCAACTGATCCAAGGGACTCGAAACCGTCAACTGGCGGAGAATAATCGTATCCGCCTCATTCCCACCCAACCGGTGCGAGGAAATATCTTTGACCGTAATGGCAAAATTTTGGCAACGTCTAGTCTCTCCCATACGGTGTATCTTTGGCCCTTAGCTCAACCTCCTGAGTTATGGCCAGATACGGTTGAACGACTTTGTGAGATTATCAATATTCCCTCGGAACAGGTCATGGAACGTCTGGTGCAGACTGGGTATAATTCAGCTCTCCCGATTCGTGTCGCCCGTCGTTTGACCCCAGCTCAGGTCATTGCCCTCACGGAATATGGTCCCCAATTGCCGGGGATTGAGGTGAATGTTGAAGCGGTACGCCATTATCCTCATGGTCGTTTGGCGGCCCATGTTTTAGGCTATACCGGTGAGATTAGTGATGAAGATCTATCCCGTTTAGAAGCCCAACCGGATAATAAATATCGTCTTGGGGACATTGTGGGCCAGATGGGTGTTGAGGCGGCGTTTGAAAAGGAACTTCAGGGGGAATGGGGCGGACGACAGGTTGAGGTGGACAGTCGTGGCCAGGTGCTACAGGTGTTGGGGGAAAAACAGGCAGAAGGGGGGCGTGATGTTCAAATTACTCTGGATTTAGAGCTACAACAGGCGGCTGAGAGAGCCTTGGGAGAGACACAGGGGGCGATCGTGGCCATTGATCCTCGTGATGGGGCGGTACGAGCGATGGTTAGCCGCCCGGCGTTTGACCCGAATATTTTTTCTGGGCGTATTACGGAGGCCGATTGGCAACGGTTGCAAGCGGCTCGCTATCCCTTTGTCAACCGTTCCCTACAGGTGTTTCCCCCCGCTAGTACCTTCAAGATTGTTACAACTACGGCGGCGATCGAGTCTGGCGCGTATCCTCCCTACACTGTTCTACCAACCTACCCGTACATTACGGCTGGGGGAATTCAATTCTGGGATTGGAACCGAGCTGGCTTTGGTCCCTTGAGTTTTGAGGGGGCGATGGCTTGGAGTAGTGATACGTTCTTTTATCAGATTGCTCAACGGATTGGCGGTGAGGTGTTGATTGATTGGACTCGTCGCTATGGTTTTGGCCGTAAAAGTGGTATTGAGTTAGCTTCAGAAGAATCGCCCGGTTTGGTTCCTGATGCGGCTTGGAAGGAGCGGGTGTTAGGGGAAGGGTGGTATCAGGGGGATACGATTAATATGTCGATTGGCCAGGGCTTCTTACAGGCTTCACCGCTACAACAGGCCATGATGATGGCGGTTCCGGCGAATGGGGGTTATATGGTTCGACCCCATTTACGCAGTTTGGATGTGGATGTGAGTTATTGGCGTGAATCGATGAATCTCAGCCAGGACACGATTGATGTGTTGAGACGGGGCTTACGTCAGGTGATTACGGATGGCACCGCCACCAATGTCAATACCTCTGAGATTCCACCCTTTGCGGGAAAAACGGGAACGGCAGAAGCTCCTCCCCATCCCTCTCATGCTTGGTTTGGTGCTTATGCTCCTATGGATGACCCGGAAATTCTTGTGGTTGCCCTTGGGGAACATGCGGGTAAAGGAGGCGGGGCCTTTGCGGCGCCTATGGTGCTTGAGGTGTTAAAGGATTATTTTAGGGAAGATAGGCAATAG
- a CDS encoding serine/threonine-protein kinase yields MSYCVNRRCAKPENPDSAQHCQSCGHALILRDRYQVIQPLGRGGFAKTYLAIDHDLPSRPRCVVKQLHPQNRKGQLGAKMLELFHREAENLHRLGQHAQIPTLFAHFEQEGYFYLVQEWIEGKTLSEELQDTGTFDESQIRDLLGQLLPVLDYIHGQQSIHRDIKPDNIMRRRRDGKLFLIDFGVVKVIQEQPAESSYTAVGSAEYMAPEQTRGQAFPASDLYSLGVTCVRLMTGISPLELYDIVGGRWDWQRSLPLTHHISPQLTDVLNKLLETPLSQRFHAAKDVLTALKAPPPAPKAAPRLTRSKAVPPPRLPKPEIVIERANPPRSRLSFIEQLFHKAPDVPLPSEVGLDYSELWTLLRRRQWETADRLTHKFLCQAARGTSAGHLATREIEALPCLDLQTLDYLWRFHSGDRFGFTVQQQLYQQVAGDYPLFCATVGWKLSAGRSPSLDFTYSLKAPVGHLPSRRWAKGFELWRSLKALDEKLSQCFPYH; encoded by the coding sequence ATGAGCTATTGTGTCAATCGTCGCTGTGCTAAGCCCGAAAATCCTGACTCCGCCCAACACTGTCAAAGCTGTGGTCATGCCCTGATTTTGCGCGATCGCTACCAAGTCATTCAGCCCCTCGGTCGTGGCGGGTTCGCCAAAACGTACCTCGCCATTGATCACGATTTACCCTCCCGGCCCCGCTGTGTCGTCAAACAACTGCATCCCCAAAACCGAAAGGGCCAATTAGGGGCGAAAATGCTAGAACTGTTCCATCGGGAAGCGGAAAATCTGCATCGCCTGGGACAACATGCTCAAATTCCCACCCTCTTTGCCCATTTTGAGCAAGAGGGCTATTTTTATCTCGTCCAAGAGTGGATTGAGGGAAAGACCCTAAGCGAAGAACTGCAAGATACGGGCACCTTTGACGAGTCCCAGATTCGCGACCTCCTGGGGCAACTGTTGCCAGTCTTAGACTATATTCACGGCCAGCAGAGTATCCATCGCGACATCAAACCCGATAACATCATGCGCCGTCGTCGCGATGGAAAACTGTTTTTGATTGACTTTGGCGTCGTTAAAGTCATCCAAGAGCAACCCGCAGAGTCCAGTTACACCGCCGTCGGCAGTGCCGAGTACATGGCCCCGGAACAAACGCGGGGTCAAGCCTTTCCCGCCAGTGACCTTTATAGCCTAGGGGTAACCTGCGTCCGTCTCATGACCGGGATTTCCCCCTTAGAACTCTACGACATCGTTGGGGGACGCTGGGATTGGCAACGCTCCCTCCCCCTCACCCATCATATCAGCCCTCAACTGACCGATGTGTTGAACAAGTTGCTGGAAACCCCCCTCAGTCAGCGTTTTCATGCCGCCAAAGATGTCCTGACCGCCCTCAAGGCCCCACCTCCTGCCCCCAAAGCCGCCCCCCGACTCACGCGCAGCAAAGCGGTTCCCCCTCCTCGACTGCCGAAACCCGAGATTGTTATCGAACGAGCTAACCCTCCGCGTTCTCGCCTATCCTTCATTGAGCAACTCTTTCACAAAGCGCCCGATGTTCCCCTACCCTCAGAGGTTGGGTTAGACTACAGCGAACTGTGGACCTTACTACGACGGCGACAGTGGGAAACCGCCGATCGCCTCACCCATAAATTCCTTTGTCAGGCCGCCCGAGGAACCTCAGCGGGTCATCTGGCGACTCGGGAGATTGAAGCTCTCCCCTGCCTCGATTTACAGACCCTGGACTACCTCTGGCGCTTCCATTCGGGCGATCGCTTTGGCTTTACGGTTCAGCAGCAACTCTATCAACAAGTGGCTGGAGACTATCCCTTATTTTGCGCCACCGTCGGCTGGAAACTCAGTGCCGGGCGATCGCCCTCCCTCGACTTCACCTACAGCCTCAAAGCCCCCGTCGGTCATCTCCCCTCCCGCCGCTGGGCCAAAGGCTTCGAACTCTGGCGCAGCCTCAAAGCCCTAGACGAAAAACTCAGTCAATGCTTCCCCTACCACTAA
- the hemB gene encoding porphobilinogen synthase, with translation MSTSSYVLDLIQRPRRLRRNESLRRMVRETELSVNDLIYPMFVMEGENQKVEVVSMPGCYRFSLDLLLKEVAEIAALGIPAIALFPVISESKKDETGSESYNPEGLVQQTVAAIKAQSPDLVVITDVALDPFTSHGHDGLLDEAGYILNDETVEVLAKMAVSQARAGADMVAPSDMMDGRIGAIRQALDNEGFTNVAILAYSAKYASAYYGPFRDALDSAPKSGDKKTYQMDPANAIEAIKEVELDIAEGADIVMVKPALPYLDIIRQIRDVTDVPVAAYNVSGEYAMIKAAGEKGWIDEKKVMLETLVSIKRAGATLILTYFAKEVALLLK, from the coding sequence ATGTCTACATCGTCCTACGTCCTCGACCTGATCCAACGTCCCCGCCGCTTGCGTCGCAACGAATCCCTACGACGCATGGTTCGGGAAACTGAGTTATCCGTCAACGATCTGATTTATCCCATGTTTGTCATGGAAGGGGAAAATCAGAAAGTTGAAGTGGTGTCGATGCCCGGCTGCTATCGCTTTAGCCTGGATTTGCTCCTCAAAGAAGTAGCCGAGATTGCCGCCTTGGGGATTCCAGCGATCGCCCTATTCCCGGTCATTTCCGAAAGTAAAAAAGACGAAACCGGCAGCGAAAGCTATAACCCCGAGGGACTGGTGCAACAAACCGTCGCCGCCATCAAAGCCCAAAGCCCCGATTTAGTCGTTATTACCGACGTGGCCCTCGACCCCTTCACCAGTCACGGTCATGACGGCTTACTTGATGAAGCGGGCTATATCCTCAACGATGAAACCGTGGAGGTTTTAGCCAAAATGGCTGTATCCCAAGCCCGGGCCGGGGCCGATATGGTCGCTCCCTCCGACATGATGGATGGACGGATTGGGGCTATTCGCCAAGCCTTAGACAATGAAGGCTTCACCAACGTTGCCATTCTCGCCTATTCTGCTAAATACGCCTCCGCCTACTACGGTCCTTTCCGGGATGCCCTTGATTCCGCCCCCAAATCTGGCGATAAGAAAACCTATCAAATGGACCCGGCTAATGCGATCGAAGCCATTAAAGAAGTCGAGTTAGACATTGCCGAAGGTGCCGACATCGTCATGGTCAAACCCGCCTTACCCTATTTGGATATCATTCGCCAAATTCGCGATGTCACCGACGTTCCTGTCGCAGCCTATAACGTCAGCGGCGAATATGCCATGATTAAAGCCGCCGGAGAAAAAGGCTGGATTGACGAGAAAAAAGTGATGCTGGAAACCCTCGTCAGCATCAAACGGGCCGGGGCTACCCTGATTTTGACCTATTTTGCTAAAGAAGTGGCCTTGCTATTGAAGTAA